The genome window ACTGGTTAGACCACATCCTGGAGGGGCTCTGAATCATCTTTTCTTCTCACCCAGGGGCCTGGTGCCTCCACTGTCTATTTTTGGTTTGTCTCATCTCACACGTATCCCCTCCAAGCCCTACCTACCACCTCTCCCAGCTCCTATCTACCTAGCTGCCTACTCAAACAGTTTGAAAAGGTTAACTGTATTATACTGTGGTTAACAAGGAGATGTAGGGCAAAGAACCAATTTGATTTTTAACTGACCCAGGAGCCTAATACACACAATACCACATTCACAGATGAGGGGTTCATTAAGTCTTGATTGTCTTCTGAGATGTCAGGGGTCTACTGCAAGGGCCAGGCAGGTAACATCACTGAACAAAAAGGAGCATTACTCAAGAAAAATACCCTTATCAGCACACTGGTAATGCAAATGGACACTTGCCTTCAGTGTTTTGATTATGAGGGAGTAGAAGGAACTGTAATGCACTGGAGTGCACACCCCCCAACCTGGGGCTACTTGGGGCATCAATCGTTGCCTTGAGGGACTGATTATAGATCTCAtgtcttctcatttttaaaaagaagctggaAGTCTAGGTCTTTATGTTACTATTTCCAATTTTAAATTGTTAGCAGCTAGTTCACTTAAAACAGGCATTGCACATCCAAAGGCACATGCAAGCTAGGATTTGGCCCATAGCTCACAAGTTTGTTACTCCTGGGCTGTtgtccaagcatgtcaaactggcagcctgcaggccacatgtgcccacaatgaatatttttgtggcacagccaatataatggtatgtaagaaacattttaataaaaatttcataacttaatttttataatatcctgttatacataatctatacttataatagggtaatatgcaaattggtcgggatGCCATCACGTAACGACctatcagcaggagggtgggacagtgAGCTACAAGAggtagagagctacaggagggcagcacaGCAAGCTACCTGTGGCAGTGAGCTACGTGCAGCGGAGAGCTACGAGCAGCAgtgggcggggcggccagctgaAGCAAGCAGCAATGAGCTACTCAAGCACGAATTGGTGTGcagggccactagttattaataatgaactacaacgtttgctaatgactgattactataattgtgttgcattcatttcccttatgcacagatgcaccatttctctccactaatactagcagcgaatattttagcagctgattgccatgtcattagtctcgtactgacttgtttggcgtgcaaaacaggaaatatttcgctttcggagaacaggaagaataggtttatttgcattgtgcttattaatttgtgcagttattcagtgtctggtaagttaatgttcaagaaaaaaatattaatttttattaaaatgttctattattttatgttaacgattactcatttatttcagccctttgtattcagcatgtctctattgaaataaatttacatttctatgaaaattgaagcttttatttttttttttttgcagcccacataaacttaacccttgtttatttggcctgtgttagcccttgagtttgacatgcttgatctacctCCTTTAGACTGTGAGCTCCAGGTACCTAGAACAGCAGTTGTTCACACTTGAAAGAGTGAGGCGGGCTTGAAAGTGTCAAGAAATTAGCGTATGTGAAATTCATTCCTCAATATAGATTGCATACCCAAATACCAGCAAAGCACTGTTGTAGGATTAGGTGAGGGGCATGCAATAGTGAATAAACTGCATTCCTGCTGTTCTCTTAAAGCTTACATTCTAATGAATAAGAAAGTCGATTATTAAAATAACTTCAGATAATAAGAATTATGAAAAAACTAATGCTAAGGAATAGAATGGGATGGGGTGTCTAAAAGGGCTTATTTTAGTTAAGAGTGTAAAAGAcctctttgttttatatttttattgatttcagagagggagagggagaaagagagacagaaacatcaaagataaaagagaatcatcagttagttgcctcctgcacgccctacactggggatccagctcgcaacctgggcatgtgccctggccgggaatcgaaccacaatctcctggttcataggtcaaagctcaagcactgagccataccggctgggtgTAAAAGACCTCTTTGGAGACATGACTTTACAGTGGGGACCAGAATGATGACGCTATCACATAAGATTGGGGCAAAAGCATCCCTACCAGGGAGAACAGCAACTACTTAGGAAGAGAATTTGAGGGAGAGGTTAGTTGATAGAAGAGGCTAGCAAGGGTCGGCTCACAAACAGCCAGAGTCAGGGGTTTGTATTTTATGCAGTGAAATGGGAAACAATCAAGTTTATGTATTAGAACAACAggtgggccgaaactggtttggctcagtggatagagcgtctgaaaggtcccaggttcaattccgatcaagggcatgtacattggttgcgggcacatccccggtggtgggtgtgcaggaggcagctggtagatgtttctctctcatcgatgtttctagctctctattcctctcccttcctctctgtaaaaaatcaataaaatatatttaaaaaaaaagaacaggtggttgtttttaaatagattaGCTACTGTCTGGAGAATTGTAGATAGAAATGCTACTACACATATTATTGAGGTGATAGCTGATACAGGGGGAAGGAATTTGATGACATATAAAAGCAGGCTGGGTAGGAATTTCTTCTGTACTTAGAACTAGGTTAGAATTATACTGTGCAGAGGTGACAAAAGCAGAAAGGTCAAGAGGACACCTGGAACCAAAGTGCCTGGTGCGGCCATGCTTGATGAAATGCACACTGGTGAGAAGTCAGATCTAATCTGAAGTAGCATTCTGAAACAGCTGTGTTTAGAACTGTGTCTATAGGAAACAATTTAAACCTTAAgttcttaaatgttttctttttatatatgtgtgtttttattgattttggagagagaggaagggagagggaaagatagaaacatccaggatgagaatcattgatcaactgcctcctgcacgccccctactggggttcacgagtcaatgctcaaccactgaacacaccggcAATACTTGAATGTTTCCTAATAGGAATTGTTTGGATGGCAGGggtaaaaatagaactgccttatatTTGTCTAATACATATACCATACAAAATGCTGCGAGGTAAGGACCAATTTGCAGacaagaggttaaatgacttgccaagTTACCTTAGTAGAGGAATGACTTGAGCTGACATGCAAGTCCATGTTTTTTCATCCCAGAAACAGACCAAGTTCAAATGGTTACAAATATTGCCAAGCTGTGACTTCCAGCCACACAAATAGCTATTCTATGAGATACAAGGGGATCAAGGCCCACACAATGAAGGCTCCGCCCCTTCCAATTTTCCCAGTGGGTTAAGTGATGGTTTTCCTTATCAACCCCCATGTACCTTCTGTCTCTACAGCTAAACTAAGATCTCAATATGCCTGTGCTTTTAACATAATTCTTAACAATCTGGattaaagcacacacacacacacacacacacacacacacacacacaccaccacccccaatcttcacaattattttttacagcccaaagtgaATTAAGAAATAGCTcatactattaaaaaaattagctTGTTTTGGAAACTTTCCTGAAAGCtaacttcaaatttttaaatgagacttTTGATGCAGGTTGTGGGCATTAATAATGGGGTTAATTTCTGATGGTAACAGTGACATTACTTGCAACTATAAAGCAAAACCTAGAACTTCGATAAAGAGGTACTCGTTTTTAtgatcattttgttttaaaatggaaaactgaTTAGGAATTTCACTGGTCTTCCTGAAGGATTAAGATACTATTTTAGCACTAGCTGgtatgttcagtggttagagcataggcctgtggactgaagggccatgggttccattccagtcaagggcatgtacctcagttgcaggctcaatcctcagcccCAATCAGAgcatgagcaggaggcaaccaatctatgtctctctctcacatccatgtttctctctctctctcccgctcccttccactttctctaaaaatcaatgggaaaaatatccttgggtgaggattaacaaacaaaaaagctacCAATTGCAAAGGACAAAGGTAACATTTTATAACATTAAAGGAATTGTATTAAGAATTAGaatcatgccctggccaggtagctcagatggttaatgtcaccccaacatgccaaggttgtgggtttgattccccagtcagagcacatacaagaagcaaccaatgaatgcataaataggtagaacaacaaactgatgcttatctctcccctctctaatatcaataaaaaaaaggaaagaaaaagattgaagCCATTAAGACAAATACTAAACAACAGCTTATATGCATTAGGTTTACAGCCGTAGTAGGAAACAAAGGTATAAGAACATATCGATACAATTGGGGAACATATATACAAGGCTGTCAAGGTGGACCAATAAAAAGTTTTCAAACCTAAATTTGATGCAGACTTACGATATATAAGTTTACAATATAGGGgacaaaaaatatatgttcagtGACACCATCGGGTTACAATGAGCAAACTCAGAATATGGAAAATTCCTCAAGACAAATGATCCAATTCTTTAAATTACACGGTAAAAAAGATGGAGAATCTGTGACTAAAAGCAAAGCCACATATATAGATGTTATTTGAACAAaccaattataaaaacaaatcattAAGAGATAATAaggagcccggctggcatggctaagtggttgagcatcaacctatgagccagaaggttGCAGTTTGAGTccaggtcagagcatatgcccaggttgtgggctccatccccaatgtggggggatgcagaaggcagctgatcaatgattctctagtcattgatgtttctctctctctcccttcctttctgaaatcaataaaaatatatttaaaaaaaggaaaatctaacTGAATAGTAAGAGATTACTGTTaaccttttaaataataataaaagtactaTGGTTAAGTTTAAAGTTCTTACCGTTCTCTTGAATTGAAATATTTGGGGATGAAGTCATTTATCTGAGATTCTCTTCCAAGTAAGGGCGGAGGTGGAGTGAATTGGTGAGGTATAATCAAGGCTGGCTGACCACGATTTGATCTGTTTTTGGAGCTGAGAAATGGGTCCTCTACTAGTTCTACTTGATATTTCCCAGCATAAAGCTTAAAATTATctttccaaaaaaatatattttaattcaggTAGAGTGGTGTAAGTTTGTAAACCTCTTTACAAGAACCGAGAAAACTAATAGCACAAGACAAAAATTAGGGCACAGGGGGAGATATCCTTGGCAAAGCTACCTCTGACATATAAACCTTAACCCCCATGCAGGTGTACCTCCACATCTTCCATCTTATAATAGTGGAATTTCACACATCCATAGTTATTTCAAAACAAGAAGGTAGGTAAAAACTTAAATCACAATTGAGAATTCAAGATTAATCTcttgccctagcccgtttggctcagtggatagagtgttggcctgtggactgaagggtcctaggtttgattctggccaagggcacatgcccgggttgtaggctcgatccccagtggggggtgtgcaggaggcagccgatcgatgattctctctcatcattgatgtttctctctctcccttcctctgaaatcaatatatatatatatatattttaaaagattaatctCTTAAATAGGAACTTTGTTGACATTTGCCTTTGCCCTTCTTCAATGACTGCCATGTAAAGGAAAAATTGTTCACTATTTAGAGGCAGTCTAAGTTTAAGCTCTACAGAAATACTATTAGAACATGTAAAACACACTTTACCCTCTCAGAAATTACTCATTCATGCTAGGCTGAATTAGTTTTTAGTTTGAAACAGAACGTATTTGAGTAGCATACCCAATTTTTATATCCAAAGGAATCTTGTTTCCTTCAATGTAGCTGCTTTGTGAAGCTTTCTACTTTTTCCAGCTCTACTGCCTGCCACTggtgaaaaagtttgaaaaccttTGGAATCTTCTTCAGAAGCTgtaactatttatttaaaaagaagaaaacatcctTAATGGCATTAAGTCTTCATCCCTTTGTGGGTGTATTTGATTTTTCCGAAACAGCAACAAATCATTTGGAGCCATATATAGTGGACAAGTAACCAAGGTGGGTGAAAAAAATGTAATGGAaaacctaatcctatataattagaggaatgtgcaaatcgaccaaactgtggaactactggtcgctatgacacgcactaaccaccagggggcagacgctcaacgcaggagctgccccctggtggtcagcacactccCACAAGAGGAGCTCTACTCCCCAGAATCTGGCTCAAGGCTggagagcacagtggtggtggcaggagcctctcccgcctccacagcagcactaaggatgtctgcctagggctcccaaactgcaagagggcacagaccggaCTGAGagaaccccacccccagtgcacaaatctcatgcacggggcctctagtgcaACTATAAAATACTGCAACATTTTATTACAGCCTTTTAAAATCTCTAAATTCGCTTCCAAAGTATTGGGAAAATAATTCTCAATGtaagtaatttgaaaaatattcatttggaTACACAACAATGGCATTTTCAAAACTTCATTTTCCTGGTGTCCAGATTTTACTTTATCAGCCAACCAGGTTCTGAGGGCCTCACCTCATTATTGAATTATCCTAGCCTAGACAAAAATcactaaatacataaattaaaaaaaaaaaactttgaagcTCAATAGTTGGGTCTGACTCACCGTCATGTTTAAAGTTTGGGTTTGATCATGAGGACAGTTCACTTTAGACATAGTCCTTAAAACTGACTTATCATTTAATGTTacactccattttctttttccatatatACAAAGAAGACTTAAGAATTGTATAATCTCAAACTAGCTAAGAATAGGTTTGCCAGAAAATCAGTACAGCCATTTTACTAATAAAATTTTgctcatttaaataatttatttaataaaatatttgaagcagTTTAGAAAAACaagatttgtattttattttcttgtaaaaaTCTTTACACATGCAGACAAACCAGTGTTAAGAAAGTATTCACCATCATTTAAACAAATAACCACTTAAATAGAACAGTGTCTGCAATTTTATCTGTATAaaaataagatacatttttaCAGAATTCACACTCCAGTTCTTATAGCAATAAACAATACACAACTATAGTAAGTACAATTGAACCTGACCATGGTTTTCAATTAGATACTGCTAGAGCATTttaatgtgcaaaaaaaaaaaaaagaaaattaaaaaaaataacatagttCTTTTCAAGAGAAAATGTCCTCAGTGTTTCTAGAGACCTAGAGGGCTTTAAGAAATCAAATCCTAATCAGTTTGCTTTTAATGTTTTGATTGTGAGTCCATACATCACACTGCAGATAGGTAAAACCAGGAATTGATGCAGGCTCAACCGAAGAAAGTCAGCGCCTGTGCCTGCCATGTCCTGAGCGGCTGCCACCATGGTGCTTGCCTTTATGGGACCTCTCAAAGGAGCGAGATCTTTCACGCCTGTCCCTATGATGTCCCCTTTCATGCCTGTGTTTCTTGGCCGCATCTGAGTGATCCCGAGACTTGCTCTGAGATCGAGAACGAGACTTTTTCCTTTTATGACCATGTCTATTTGAACTTTTTAAATCATCTCTGGTATGCTTGGCCTTAAGGTGAGGAGAACCATGATTATGATGTCTTCTTGGGCTTTCACTGTGACTGCGGGACCTGCTTCTTGACCTCGAGCTGTATGTTCCAGATCGACTCCGCCTATTATTGTAACTTAGATAATAAAAAGTTGAGATTTAGATTCAATTTTTGCTGGAAACGTATTATCTTGGTGGTGTTAACAGGTTCAAAACAAAACTATCAGGCCTGTATTGACAACAGGCCAGACTGAAGacttttattaaatttctctCCCTCACTACCTTCCCTCGAGCCTGTATTAGACAAATCTTAAACAAATGTAAATAATGTCTATATGCCAAGGAGAGTAATTAGCAAGTTTTACAGGATGTTCTAGATAGCTATgctttttattaagtattttccATACATGAAAAAGAGCCACAATCTAATTATAAAGCTAATTAGAAGATTCTTTGGCTACGGTTGATTTATTGACTAATAAGTGATTAATGAAATAGTCCATTTTCTAACTGAAATCAGACAGAAAATTTTTTCACACCTAATTTGTTCAACTTTTTTTATAGAGTAACTTTTTGAACACTCCAAATAAGATTGTTTTTCTAAGAGACTATTTACTTACTGTCTTCTTGGAGTATGTGATCTAGAATGTGATCGTGTTCTTGACCTTGATCGACTTGCACTTCTGCTATTCCTACTTCTCTTGCTGTCTTTCCTTACActtcaaaaaacacaaaacaaaaacccagtaTATTAGTTACGTACTTAGTGTGTTAGAAATTAATCACATATAAGATTCCTGGGGCCAGTTCTAACTCAAGTATACTCACCCATTATAAGGGCTTTTGGAAGCCTGCTGTCTGTCTTCAGGTTCTTTTTTGACCATCTTCACATTAACGGAGATCGGTGACTTCTCTTCAGCCTTTACTTCTCTTGGTGAtgcttaaacaaacaaacataataaaGACATGTTAACTACTGGATTTAACAGAGGGTCAAAAGTTGTTCGTACATATAATTCAAGTATCACGCTTTCAAGTATGTCTTTAGTTAACTGTCAAGAGAAAATAGTAATGGCTTCTTAATATCGTTTCCTTGCAAATGTTAAATGCTAAAACATTCTAACAACCACACACCTTCAGTGCCCACCTCATTTCAATTCTGAATAAATCTTACATGGTTTAGAGGCTGGAGAAAATCCACCAAGGGTTGAAAGGGCTGGAGTTCCATCAGGATTCAATCCCTTTGCTTTTAATTTGGCTTCTTGTAAGGCcacttttcttttctctacttCTTTTTCCAGCAATTCATAGTTTGGCTGTTGGAGGAAAATGAAGTTAGTATCTCTCCTTCACAGTTTAGAGTGTTACCACTGAGAAAGTATTAGCACAAACACGAGTAAACAGAATTACCTTTTTCCTGGTATAAAGCCTAAGAGTTTCTACACAGATATCCTGGATCTCCTCTTCAGTAGTACCAAAAAGGAGAAACCAATGGGGACGAGTTGGCAATGGAATCTAAAACAGGAAAAGAGTGTGGTTTAggataaaatgttgttttttattaggACTAATTTATCCCATAGAACAAAACAGGCTATCTAAACCTACCTGAAGAGCTCTAGCTGCAAGGTAGATGCAAGCACATGCTATAGTCTCTGGTTGAAATCGAACAAATACATTGGTTCGAAGACTGTCATTCATATAattcctgaaaaaaattttaatcataaGCTCTGGACATAAACCAGTTTTAAAGCTTACATAAAATTGGAGACTCaatctactttattcttttttcttctcattcttcatATTCTAGCAAATAACAATTCTTAACTCAAAAATCAGAGAGATAAGAATTTAACACTAGAACAATTCTCAGCTTTCCTATGACTAAATTCCTTTAAAGTAATTCTTATTATTCCAAATAGAACatacatgtaaaattttaaactatatttttatgaaaatcaaTGCTCTAAAAGTCAATTCTGAATAACTAGCTTCAGAAATGATAAACCACTCCAACAATACTTCAAGCCATTAATTATTGACCATCTCTCCTTTATCCACAATAAAAAGCAGTGTCAATCAAgttctttcaaaaaattcaaaGTACTGTGACAGGGGTAAAAAGGTAAGCACTCACCAAGTTATATTAAGAAAACTAAGTACTTCAGAAAATCTAAACAGGCAAGTGAAgagcaataaatatataaaacagcctTGTTTATATACCTTTTTTGTGACTAAGTACAAATAAAAGCAATTAACTACTTCAGTTAATAAACTCTTGATTTCTTAAGTAGTGAACCCCCCCCACAACATTCCTGAAGTATtgaaaaaattttacaaattgtTTAAAAGGTTAAACTACAAGGTTGTTTCTTAAAAATCCTTACTGTAACTGCTAAAATCTGTTTTACAAAACATAATTAAAAGTGTCATGCATTTTATAAAAGCAGTGAGACTTTtccattattaatatttactgaattcaaAAGAAGCATGGCAGTCATAAGTCCAGAACATAAAAATTAAGCCCTGTACACCTATTGTCTTTGAGACAGTAGTGATGTCTGGACCACAAATCCTTGTTTTACTTTACCTTTAAATAAGCTAGCACTCCAAATCACATATCTGTATCTCAAAAGTCCAAGTTataaagtgctttgaaaaatCAAGTACTTAATTTTGTTATTGTCTGCAATAGCCCAGCAGCTAGAAATTCATCCAGAATGGAAATGGTGCCCACTTTAAGCTACAAGTTGTAGCTTCCTTTGGTAGAATTCATGCTATACATACTGAAAATTGAAATCTAGTCAAACtcctaacaaaaaaaaaaatcacttaattcATAATGGTCGGATAACAATCTATCAAAAATGAACTATTCATTTTGATAGTTACAGGTATACATTCAATACATAGGCAT of Eptesicus fuscus isolate TK198812 chromosome 3, DD_ASM_mEF_20220401, whole genome shotgun sequence contains these proteins:
- the CCNL1 gene encoding cyclin-L1 isoform X1, producing MASGPHPTATAAAAATSSAAAPSAGGSSSGTTTTTTTTTSGGILIGDRLYSEVSLTIDHSLIPEERLSPTPSMQDGLDLFSETDLRILGCELIQAAGILLRLPQVAMATGQVLFHRFFYSKSFVKHSFEIVAMACINLASKIEEAPRRIRDVINVFHHLRQLRGKRTPSPLILDQNYINTKNQVIKAERRVLKELGFCVHVKHPHKIIFMYLQVLECERNQTLVQTAWNYMNDSLRTNVFVRFQPETIACACIYLAARALQIPLPTRPHWFLLFGTTEEEIQDICVETLRLYTRKKPNYELLEKEVEKRKVALQEAKLKAKGLNPDGTPALSTLGGFSPASKPSSPREVKAEEKSPISVNVKMVKKEPEDRQQASKSPYNGVRKDSKRSRNSRSASRSRSRTRSHSRSHTPRRHYNNRRSRSGTYSSRSRSRSRSHSESPRRHHNHGSPHLKAKHTRDDLKSSNRHGHKRKKSRSRSQSKSRDHSDAAKKHRHERGHHRDRRERSRSFERSHKGKHHGGSRSGHGRHRR
- the CCNL1 gene encoding cyclin-L1 isoform X2, which encodes MASGPHPTATAAAAATSSAAAPSAGGSSSGTTTTTTTTTSGGILIGDRLYSEVSLTIDHSLIPEERLSPTPSMQDGLDLFSETDLRILGCELIQAAGILLRLPQVAMATGQVLFHRFFYSKSFVKHSFEIVAMACINLASKIEEAPRRIRDVINVFHHLRQLRGKRTPSPLILDQNYINTKNQVIKAERRVLKELGFCVHVKHPHKIIFMYLQVLECERNQTLVQTAWNYMNDSLRTNVFVRFQPETIACACIYLAARALQIPLPTRPHWFLLFGTTEEEIQDICVETLRLYTRKKPNYELLEKEVEKRKVALQEAKLKAKGLNPDGTPALSTLGGFSPASKPSSPREVKAEEKSPISVNVKMVKKEPEDRQQASKSPYNGYNNRRSRSGTYSSRSRSRSRSHSESPRRHHNHGSPHLKAKHTRDDLKSSNRHGHKRKKSRSRSQSKSRDHSDAAKKHRHERGHHRDRRERSRSFERSHKGKHHGGSRSGHGRHRR